The stretch of DNA CAAGTTATGATTCCGAAGGGTAAAATATTGAGTTCAAGTATACGCCCGGTTACGGACATAATCGCATTAAAACACATCATACACATTTTTCAGCATGGTGAATCAGATAGATTAATGCCTTGGAAGGAAAGGTATAAAGTGAACACGGATAAATTAAGAACAGGTAACATACTAGAAGGTGCTGAAGTTGTCCGTGATTTAATGCGCATGAAAAAAGAGAAAATACTTAATTCTAGCGAAAAGAAAATGTTGAATAACGCACATGAATTTTTAATTAGTGAACTAAGATTAATGAAAGGAATTACTGAAAATCAAATAAAAAGTTTCTTTTAAGGTTACAGAACTCTCTGGAATATCCTGAATTTTCAAGAAATTATTGTTATTAAAAGTTAATCATTTTAAAGAAATTCAACTTCTTCAGCTCAAAATTAGAGCTTAAACCTCTTTTGTCATTTCTGAAATTTAATCCATTATGATTATTTATATTTCTTTTAAGAACGTTTGAAGATCACTATAATTTGTAACCTGATTCACACTGGCACGGACAAGGAGCCGTAAGGATGAAAGAGAGGTAGGGCTTTCATTGTTTTAGGTATACAAAATATGAACAAAGTTATTATTTTTCAAAGATACGGAGTACTTCTTTTTCACTTTTTCCATATCACACCGGTAATGAAATGGTTATATATGCGGCTAGCCTTTGTTCATAAATAATATTAAATGGAAATAATAAAATTTCTATTTTACCTCAGGATAAAATATGTTGTCAATAAGAAATTTGTATTTTTTTAAGAAAAGTGTTACA from Sutcliffiella cohnii encodes:
- a CDS encoding CarD family transcriptional regulator, producing MEVDYLFQIGDNIVYPMHGVGIIKAIEEKEISGEKQQYYVITMLINNMQVMIPKGKILSSSIRPVTDIIALKHIIHIFQHGESDRLMPWKERYKVNTDKLRTGNILEGAEVVRDLMRMKKEKILNSSEKKMLNNAHEFLISELRLMKGITENQIKSFF